Within the Pseudomonas oryzae genome, the region CCAACACCATCATCGTCGGCGGACGCATCGAGCAGGTGCTCGACCGCCTCAAGGGCGGCGAGCGCCTCGGTACCCTGCTGACCCCCGAACGCGGCCGGCATGCCGCGCGCAAGCAGTGGCTGGCCGGTCACCTGCAGATGCGCGGCACCCTGACTCTCGACGCCGGCGCGGTGCGCGCGCTGGTCGAGCAGCGCAAGAGCCTGCTGCCGGTCGGCGTCACCGCGGTGGAGGGCAGCTTCCGCCGCGGCGAGATGGTCGCCTGCGTCGGCCCGGATGGCCGCGAGGTGGCGCGCGGGCTGGTCAACTACAATGCCAGCGATGCCCAACGCATCATCGGCCTGGGCACCGAGGCGATCGAGCAGGCGCTCGGCTACCTCGAGGAGCCCGAGCTGGTGCACCGCGACAACCTGGTGCTGGTGTGAGGACGCGCATGATCGCGAGGACGCTGCTCCAGCCGCTGGCCGCCGCCCTGGCGCTGCTCGCCGCCGGCGCCCAGGCCGAGACCATCGGCGAGGTGTCGACGGTGTTCAAGCTGATCGGCCCCAACCACAAGATCGTCGTCGAGGCGTTCGACGATCCCAAGGTGGAGGGGGTGACCTGCTATCTGTCGCGGGCCAAGACCGGCGGCATCAAGGGCGGCCTGGGGCTGGCCGAGGACCGCGCCGAGGCGTCGATCGCCTGCCGCCAGGTCGGTCCGATCCGCTTCCTCGAGCGCTTCGAGGATGGCGAGGAGGTGTTCAAGGAGCGCACCTCGCTGGTGTTCAAGACCATGCAGGTGGTGCGCTTTTTCGACCAGAAGCGCAATACGCTGGTGTACATGGTCTACAGCGACCGGGTGATCGAGGGCAGCCCGCAGAACTCGGTGACCGCCATCCCGATCCTGCCCTGGCCAAAGGCGGCTGACTGATTCCGTGACTGTAGGGTGGGTTAGGCCGCAGGCCGTAACCCACCGAGTGGGCCAGCAGCCCGGCCATGGCGATGCCTGGCGGCATCGATGCTGGGTTACGCCGCTGCGCGGCTAACCCACCCTACGCAGGCGCGGCAACAAAAAAGCCGGTCGGGGCGACCCGACCGGCTTTTTCACGTCCGCAGTCCGGTTCAGAAGCCGGCTTGTTGCACCAGCGCCAGCAGCGGCTGCGGGTAGACGCCGAGCAGCAGGGTCAGGCCGGCCACCGCCAGCAGCATGATGCCGCCGGTCTGCTGCGCCCAGTGCTGCGGCGCGTCGCGGCGCTGCAGGCTGGGTTCGACCAGGAACAGGCTGACCATCACCCGCAGGTAGTAGTACACGGCGATGGCGCTGCCGAGGATCAGCGCGCCGAGCAGCCACCACAGCTGCGCCTGCACGCCGGCGGCGATGACGAAGAACTTGCCGATGAAGCCACCGGTCAGCGGGATGCCGGCCAGCGACAGCATCATCACCGCCAGCACCGCGGTCAGGTACGGGCGACGCCAGAACAGGCCGCGGTACTCGAACAGCGCGTCGGTGTCGCGGCCCTGGTACGGAGTGGACATCAGGGTGATCACGCCGAAGGCGCCCAGGCTGGTCAGCACGTAAGTGAACAGGTAGACGCCGATGGCCTCGCTGGCCAGGCCCTTGCTGGCGATCAGCGCCACCAGCAGGTAGCCGAAGTGGGCGATCGACGAGTAGCCGAGCAGGCGCTTGAGGTTGTTCTGCAGCAGCGCCAGCAGGTTGCCGACCAGGATCGAGGCGATCGCCAGCAGGCTCAGCAACTGGCCCAGCCAGCCGTCGGCGAAGGCCGGCGACACCTGGTACAGGCGCAGCAGCACGGCGAACACGGCCACCTTGCTGGCGGTGGCGAGGAACGCCGACACCGGCGCCGGCGCGCCCTCGTAGACGTCCGGGGTCCACAGGTGGAAGGGCGCCAGCGACAGCTTGAAGGCCAGGCCGATCAGCATCATGCCGACGCCGATCTGCGCCAGCTGGCTGGGTGCCTCGCCGCTGGCGGCCAGGCTGGTGCCGATGGCGGCGAAGCTCAGGCTGCCGGCGTCGGCGTACAGCAGGGCCATGCCGAACAGCAGGAAGGCGCTGCCTGCGGCCGACAGCACCATGTACTTGATGCCGGCCTCCAGCGAGCGGCGGTTGAAGAAGGCGTAGGCGATCAGGCCGTAGGTCGGCACCGACAGCAGCTCCAGGCCGATGAACAGGCCGGCCAGATGCTGCGCGCTGACCAGCACCTGGCCGCCGGCGCAGGCCAGCAGCATCAGCAGGTACAGCTCCTCGCGGTTGCCCGGGTAGCCCTTGCCCGACGCACCGCCCAGGTAGGCGTGGGTCAGGGTGATGCAGGCCAGGGTGGCGGCGAGGATCACCGCCTGGTAGTAGCAGGCGAAGTTGTCGATGCGCAGCAGCGGGGTCACCTCCAGCGGGGCGACGCCGAGGGCCGGGATGAGCGCCAGCAGGGCCAGGTTGAGGCCGGCCACCGAGAGCAGGAAGGTCTGCCCGTGGTGACGCTTCCAGGCGATCGCCAGCATCACCACGACGGTGGTAGCGCCGGTGATCAGCAGCGGCAGCAGGGCGGTCAGGTGTTGAGTGGTGAATTCCATGACGTGACTTACCGGGCCGATTCAAGTTGGGAGAAGGCGGCGCCCAGCCACTGCTGCACGCCGTGCATGCTGGCCGCCGAGGTGTCGAGCACCGGCTGCGGGTAGACGCCGAGCAGGATCAGCAGCACGGCCAGACCCAGCACCATGAGCAGTTCGCGGGAATTCAGGCCGGGCACGGCGGTTTCCGCCTTGGCCGGGCCGAAGTAGGCGCGGTGGATCATGCACAGCGCATAGACCGAGCCGAACACCAGGCCGGTGGCGGCCAGCACGGCGATCCACGGCTGCACCTGGAAGGTGCCGAGCAGGATCAGGATCTCGCCGACAAAGTTGCCGGTGCCGGGCAGGCCCAGCGCCGCGGCGGCGAAGAACAGGCTGATCGCCGGCAGCCAGGGCATGCGTCCCCACAGGCCGCCGAGGGCACGGAAGTCGCGGGTGTGCAGGCGCTCGTAGAGCTGGCCGCAGAGGATGAACAGCGCGGCGGCGGACAGGCCGTGGGCGATCATCTGCACCACCGCGCCCTGCAGGGCCAGCTGGCTGCCCGAGTAGATGGCGATCAGCACGAAGCCCATGTGCGACACGCTGGAGTAGGCGACCAGGCGCTTGATGTCGGTCTGCGCGAAGGCCAGCAGGGCGCCGTAGACGATGGCGACCACGCCGAGGCCCATGGCGATCGGCGCGAACTCGGCCGAGGCGTTGGGGAACAGCGGCAGGGCGAAGCGCAGCAGGCCGTAGGCGGCGGTCTTCAGCAGGATGCCGGCGAGGTCCACGGAACCGGCGGTCGGTGCCTGGGCGTGGGCGTCAGGCAGCCAGGAGTGCACCGGCACCACCGGGAACTTCACCGCGAAGGCGACGAAGAAGCCGAGCATCAGCAGGTACTCGGTGCCCGGCGCCAGCTCGGTCTGCAGCAGGTCGGCGTAGTTGAAGGTCAGCACGCCGCTCTGGCTGTAGTGGACGAACACCAGGGCGAGGATCGCCACCAGCATGATCAGGCCGCTGGCCTGGGTATAGATGAAGAACTTGGTGGCGGCGGTGATGCGGCTCTTGCCGCTGCTGCCGCTGTGACCCCAGAGCGCGATGAGGAAGTACATCGGCACCAGCATCACTTCCCAGAAGAAGAAGAACAGGAACAGGTCGACGGCGAGGAACACGCCGACCACGCCGGCGAGGATCCACAGCAGGTTGAGGTGGAAGAAGCCGACGCGGCGGCTGATCTCGTTCCACGAGCAGACCACCGAGAGCACGCCGAGCAGGCCGGTGAGCACCACCATCAGCACCGACAGGCCGTCGAGGGCGAGGTGGATGTCGATGCCCAGGCGGGCGATCCAGGCGGCGCGGAACTCGTAGGCCCAGCGCGGGCCGGCGTCCGGCGCCGGAGCCAGGGTGAAGTCGGCGGTGCCCCACAGCCACAGGCCGAGGCCGAGCAGCAGGGCCATGCTGGCGAGGGCGATCCAGCGGGTCAGGGCCGCGCCGAAGCGCTCGGCCTGCCAGCACAGCAGGCCGCCGATGAAGGGAATCAGGATTAGCCAGGGCAGAATCATGACGGGCCGTTTTCCTTAATTCAGAAGCAGAAGGGCAGCGAGCACGAACACGGCCCCGCCGACTATGGAGGTGGCGTACCAGCGCAGGTTGCCGGTCTGGCTCTGGCGCAGGGCGAGGTGGCCGCCGCGGGCCAGCAGCGGCAGCAGGCCGATGCTGATGTCGATCGGGTCACGGCCGAGCAGGCGGCAGAGCAGCAGGTAGGGCCTGACGAACAGCTTGTCGTACAGCCAGTCGAAGCCCCAGGCGGCGTACCACCAGGCGCCGAGCAGGCGCCCCGGCGCGCTCTGCGCGACGCTGCTGACCAGGCTGCGCTTGCCAAGGAACAGCAGCGCGGCGATGACGATGCCGACCACGGCGATGGCGCCGGACAGCAGCTCCAGACCGTGCTTGGCCTCGCCGCCGGCATGGCCGACGCTCTGCGGCAGCACCCCGGCCAGCGGCGGAGTGATCAGCGCGCCGACGAAGGTCGACAGCACGATCAGCGTGGCCAGCGGCAGGTTGTGGGCGATGCCATGACCAGCGTGGGCCTCGGTCTTCGGCTCGCCGTGGAAGGCGATGAAGATCAGCCGGAAGGTGTAGATCGAGGTCAGGAAAGCGCCGGCAAGACCCGCGTAGAGCAGTTCGCTGTGGCCGCTGGCGAAGGCTTCCCAGAGGATCTCGTCCTTGGAGTAGAAGCCCGCGGTCAACAGCGGCAGGGCGGCCAGCGCCGCGCCGCCGACGATGAAGCTGGCGTAGGCCAGCGGCAGCTTCTTCCACAAACCGCCCATCTTGAAGATGTTCTGCTCGTGGTGGCAGGCGTGGATCACGCTGCCGGAGGCGAGGAACAGCAGGGCCTTGAAGAAGGCGTGGGTCATCAGGTGGAAGATCGCCGCGTCCCAGGCGCCGACGCCGAGGGCGAGGAACATGTAGCCGATCTGGCTCATGGTCGAGTAGGCGAGGATGCGCTTGATGTCGGTCTGCACCAGCGCGGCGAAGCCGGCCAGCACCAGGGTCACGCCGCCGACGATGCCGACCAGCTCGAGGATCTCCGGAGTGAGCAGGAACAGGCCGTGGGTGCGGGCGATCAGGTAGACGCCGGCGGTGACCATGGTCGCCGCGTGGATCAGCGCCGAGACCGGGGTCGGGCCGGCCATGGCGTCGGCCAGCCAGGTCTGCAGCGGCAGCTGGGCGGACTTGCCGACCGCGCCGCCGAGCAGCATCAGGGTAGCCAGCCACAGCCAGGTATCACCGGCCACGTATTTCTGCGGCGCCAGCACCAGCAGCTCCTGGATGTTCAGGGTGCCCAGATTCAGCAGCAGGATGAACAGGCCGATGGCCATGAACACGTCGCCGATGCGGGTGACGATGAACGCCTTGAGTGCCGCGTT harbors:
- a CDS encoding CreA family protein, coding for MIARTLLQPLAAALALLAAGAQAETIGEVSTVFKLIGPNHKIVVEAFDDPKVEGVTCYLSRAKTGGIKGGLGLAEDRAEASIACRQVGPIRFLERFEDGEEVFKERTSLVFKTMQVVRFFDQKRNTLVYMVYSDRVIEGSPQNSVTAIPILPWPKAAD
- the nuoN gene encoding NADH-quinone oxidoreductase subunit NuoN, which encodes MEFTTQHLTALLPLLITGATTVVVMLAIAWKRHHGQTFLLSVAGLNLALLALIPALGVAPLEVTPLLRIDNFACYYQAVILAATLACITLTHAYLGGASGKGYPGNREELYLLMLLACAGGQVLVSAQHLAGLFIGLELLSVPTYGLIAYAFFNRRSLEAGIKYMVLSAAGSAFLLFGMALLYADAGSLSFAAIGTSLAASGEAPSQLAQIGVGMMLIGLAFKLSLAPFHLWTPDVYEGAPAPVSAFLATASKVAVFAVLLRLYQVSPAFADGWLGQLLSLLAIASILVGNLLALLQNNLKRLLGYSSIAHFGYLLVALIASKGLASEAIGVYLFTYVLTSLGAFGVITLMSTPYQGRDTDALFEYRGLFWRRPYLTAVLAVMMLSLAGIPLTGGFIGKFFVIAAGVQAQLWWLLGALILGSAIAVYYYLRVMVSLFLVEPSLQRRDAPQHWAQQTGGIMLLAVAGLTLLLGVYPQPLLALVQQAGF
- the nuoM gene encoding NADH-quinone oxidoreductase subunit M, yielding MILPWLILIPFIGGLLCWQAERFGAALTRWIALASMALLLGLGLWLWGTADFTLAPAPDAGPRWAYEFRAAWIARLGIDIHLALDGLSVLMVVLTGLLGVLSVVCSWNEISRRVGFFHLNLLWILAGVVGVFLAVDLFLFFFFWEVMLVPMYFLIALWGHSGSSGKSRITAATKFFIYTQASGLIMLVAILALVFVHYSQSGVLTFNYADLLQTELAPGTEYLLMLGFFVAFAVKFPVVPVHSWLPDAHAQAPTAGSVDLAGILLKTAAYGLLRFALPLFPNASAEFAPIAMGLGVVAIVYGALLAFAQTDIKRLVAYSSVSHMGFVLIAIYSGSQLALQGAVVQMIAHGLSAAALFILCGQLYERLHTRDFRALGGLWGRMPWLPAISLFFAAAALGLPGTGNFVGEILILLGTFQVQPWIAVLAATGLVFGSVYALCMIHRAYFGPAKAETAVPGLNSRELLMVLGLAVLLILLGVYPQPVLDTSAASMHGVQQWLGAAFSQLESAR
- the nuoL gene encoding NADH-quinone oxidoreductase subunit L, translated to MNLLFLTFLFPLLGWLLLAFSRGRFSENLAALIGVGSVGLSALSAAWVIFQFNVAPPESGVYTQLLWQWMDVAGFAPSFTLYLDGLSVTMLGVVTGVGFLIHLFASWYMRGEEGYSRFFAYTNLFIASMLFLVLGDNLLFLYFGWEGVGLCSYLLIGFYFKEVKNGNAALKAFIVTRIGDVFMAIGLFILLLNLGTLNIQELLVLAPQKYVAGDTWLWLATLMLLGGAVGKSAQLPLQTWLADAMAGPTPVSALIHAATMVTAGVYLIARTHGLFLLTPEILELVGIVGGVTLVLAGFAALVQTDIKRILAYSTMSQIGYMFLALGVGAWDAAIFHLMTHAFFKALLFLASGSVIHACHHEQNIFKMGGLWKKLPLAYASFIVGGAALAALPLLTAGFYSKDEILWEAFASGHSELLYAGLAGAFLTSIYTFRLIFIAFHGEPKTEAHAGHGIAHNLPLATLIVLSTFVGALITPPLAGVLPQSVGHAGGEAKHGLELLSGAIAVVGIVIAALLFLGKRSLVSSVAQSAPGRLLGAWWYAAWGFDWLYDKLFVRPYLLLCRLLGRDPIDISIGLLPLLARGGHLALRQSQTGNLRWYATSIVGGAVFVLAALLLLN